ATTTTTGGCTCAATTTGCAAACCAATGTGGATATCTGGGAAATCCAGAACGATCCTCGCACCCAGGAAGAGATCAGCCGCATCATCACACTCAGTGAGATGCTGGAACGCAAAACCCGGGCTGCATAAAAGAAGCGGCGAATGAAGAAACTTCATTCGCCGTTATTGTTTAACTACGCAAGCACCCGCAGCAATACCGGCCCAATCTCCTCAAACGCTTTCGGGGAAATAATATCGACATGGGCGCAATCCAGGTGGAACACGTCCAGTTCACCTATCCAGGGAGCCCAGGTTTTATGCGGGTCCATTCCTTGCGGTAACGTTCGCTCCGCCACAAACAGCGTGGCTTTGCCGCTAAACGGCACACTTTGCGCGGTGCTTAGCAAGCGTACCGCATCGCCGTAGTTGCCTTCGATGGCCTGGAATAATGCGTCACTTGCCTGCCCTTTTTGAGCCGCAACGAAAGCTTCACGCTCACGGTTGATCTCTTCCAACACCGCCGGATCGAGTTCGTTCGCCCCCTTTTCGGCCCAGTTTTGCGTTTCTGGCGGCCAGGTATCGAGCAGACCAAGGAAAGCCACTTCCTCACCTGCCGCCTCAAGCCGTGCTGCAATGCCTTGTGCCAGCGTGCCGCCCAACGAATATCCCATCAGATAATACGGGCCATGCGGCTGGAGTTCGCGCAGGGTTTGCAGATGTGTTTCACAAACTTGCGCCAGATTTTCAGCCTGCTGCATCGGGCCTGTTGGGCGTGGCGACTGAATGCCGGTAATTGACCAGCGTGGGTCGAGGTAACGCTGCAACACACTAAATTGCCACGCAAAACCAGAAGCAGGATGGAAGCAATATAACGTTGACCCATAGCTTTTACGCAGAGGCAGCACCGTATCAAAACCTGCACGACTGGCTTCTTCTTCGCTCTGCTCTTGCGCCAGTGTTTGTGCGAGCTGGGCGACGGTAGATGCCACCATCACCTGCCCTACCGTCACTGGCCTTGCAAGAGTGCGGCGCAATTCTGCCGCCAGGCGCATTGCCAGCAATGAATGGCCGCCGAGAGCAAAGAAGTCGTCATCAACAGACTGAATTTCGCAGCCCAGTAGCTGGGAAAAAGCATCTGCTATGACGATTTCAAGATTCGACTCAGGCGCACGTCCGGAACCACGCAACGCCAGCTCAGGCAACGGCAAGGCCTTTCTGTCCAGTTTGCCGTTGGCGCTCAGCGGGAATTCATCCAATTGGATCAACGCCACGGGCACCATATGCGCAGGTAGCACGGCGCAGAGTTGCTCGCGCAGCGCATCAACGGGCAACACCTTCTCCGTAGCCGACACCAGATAACCCACCAACTGGCGTGCATCACCGCCGCTTACCGCCGCCTGATTCAGCACACAGGCATGAGTGACGGCTTGCGCGATATCCGGTAATGCTTGCAAAGCACGGTCGATATCACCTAACTCAATGCGCTGGCCGCGAATTTTCAACTGATCATCGCTGCGCCCAAGATATTCCACGGCACCGTTTTCGAGCCAACGCGCCACATCTCCCGTTCGATACATCCGCTCGCCTGCGGCAAAAGGATCGGCGACAAAGCGGCTGGCAGTCAGATCCGGGCGAGATAAATAGCCCTGCGCCAGTTGAATACCGGTGAGATAAAGATCGCCTGCAATCCCCACAGGTACCGGACGCATCGCCGAGTCCAGAATCCGTAAACCGGTATTCCACACCGGCCAGCCAATCGGCACGCTGCTGCCAGTAACTTGAGCTAATTCATCGCCAAATGCCGGATACCAACTCACGTCAACGGCGGCTTCGGTTGGCCCGTAAAGATTGTGCAATGGCGCATGAGTGAGTTGTTCCCACTGGCGACAAAGCTCGGTTGGCAGTGCTTCGCCGCTACAGAAAACGCGGCGCAAAGTGGCGCAACTCGCAATCGCTGCGTCGTCGGTTAATGCTGCGACAAACGCGCTCAACATCGACGGAACAAAATGCGTGGTCGTCACACGGTAGCGAGCGAATAACTGCTGCAACGCCTCCGGGTCACGGTGCGCTTCTGGCGGCGCCATCACCAACCGTGCACCGACAATATACGGCCAGAAAAACTCCCATACCGAGACATCAAAACTGCACGGCGTTTTCTGTAAAACCACATCATCGTGCGTCAATGGATAGTGGTTTTGCATCCACAACAGCCGGTTAACGATGGCCTGTTGCCCCACCATGACCCCTTTCGGACGGCCTGTAGAACCGGAAGTGAAAATCACATACGCGGTATGTTCTGGGGACGAGAGATGCTGAAGATCCGGTACATCATCCGTTGGCAACACGTTCTGATAGCAGAAGGTTTGCAGACCGTTGATGGCACTAAAGCGCGGCAATTGATCGTCTGATGCCAGCAGCAAACGCGGAGCCGCATCTTCGATCATCATATGCAGGCGGTCGTCAGGATAACCGGTATCCAGCGGCAACCAGGCGGCACCCACCTCCACAATGGCCTGCAATGCCAGTGATAAAAACACCGAGCGAGGCAGCGCCACCGCAACCACATCGCCGGGTTTCACGCCACGTTCGAGAAGCTGATGCGCCAAAGCCTGCACCTGTTCGTGCATCTCGCGATAGCTAAACTTGTGGTTTTCATCGGCCAGCGCGGGGGCATCTGGCGTACGCCGTACCTGTTCGGCAATCAGCGCACTTAACGTGGTTTCAGGAATGGAAACTTGCGTGGCATTGACGCTTTCGAGTAATGCGCTTTCGCAATCGTGCAGCAGTTGGGCATCAACACAACGTAATGAGGGATTGACCGCAAACTGGCGCAAAAGTAGTGGCATACGAGCGAGATGTTGCTGCAAAGTGTTTGCATCATAGCGTTCAGAATTTGCCAGCATTTCAAGGGAGAATTCGCCTTGTTCGCTGATATAGATCGCAATTTCCAGGTCACGAACCGGGCCGGAAGCCAGTTGATGCGTAATGCCATCGATGCCATTGAAATCGAGGCGGTAATCAAACATTTTCAGGTTCAGCACCGGGCCATAAAGCGGTTCACCGCTGGAAATTTTCCCCAGGTCACGCTGGATTTGTTCGGCGTCGTAGCGCTGATAACGGCGCATGCTTTTAAGTTCTTTCGCAATATTTGCCGCGAGCTGTGGCAGCGTAAAGTTCGGTTCGATACTCACGCCAAACGGCAGCACGTTTAACACCGGGCCGGTTGCGCATAATGCTGCGGAACCCATGCGACGCATAAAGATGAAGCCCGCAGAATAATCAGCGCGGCCGCTTAAACGCCCAAGCCACAAGGCCACCAGACCTAATGCCATATCGGCGGCAGTCAGGTTGTGAAGACGTGCGTTTTCCACCAGCGCGTGGAAATCGGCGTTATCAAAACTGAGCGACTGGCGAATCAGTTGCGTGGTGGAGCCCGTGCCATTCAACGGCTGTGTTGATAGCGTGGCAGGGGGCGGCAACTGTTTAGCACGACTTACCCAAAATGCGGCATCACGCTGGAAGGCTGGCGTTGTGCGGTAATGTTCGTATTCCGCGACCACTTCGCTGAAGGGGGTAAACGGGCTGGGTTCCGGCGCCTGGCTTTGGCAATATGCGCTATAAATATTGGCAATTCGGCGGGTAATTGCGGTGAAGCTGAAGCCATCCACCACCAAATGATGAAAACGTTGATACCAGAACCAGCGCGTTTCGCTGACACGCAACAGTTGATGATGGTAGAGCGGCTTACCGCTATTGATGCGTAAATCCTGCTCGAGGTCGTCGCGCATGAAAGCCAGCGCTACGGCTTCAGGTTCAGCCTCGTCACGCAGGTCGCGGCAAATGGGTGGCGTAAAAATTGTGGCGGGATCGATCCACTGGCGCGCTTCACCATCCACTTCGCTAAAACGCATGCAAAGGGTATCGGCTTCTTTCATGCCCGCGATAATCGCCTGGCACAGAAGCGTTTCGTTAAGCTCACCGTTTAATTCCACACTTTCTATTTCAACGTAATGCGCCACACTCCACGCATTCGCCTGAGGCGAAAGCTGATCTGCCATCCAGATGCCGGGCTGCGCCGCCACCAGCGGTAAGGTGTCGGTTTGCTGATCTACCATGGTTAATTCACTCACCGTTCACCCCTTCTTTCGCAAATGTTGCGGGTTGCAGCTGTGTCCAGTTGGCGAGTAGCCAACGCTGGCATTCTTCGTTTGGTGCAGGTTCACAAACCACCACCCAGCCATCCGGTAATGCACAATGTTCAGGCCATAAGCTGAACTGCTGTAGCGTATTTTCAAGGATAAAAAAACGTCCCTGTGGCGCGTCGAAAGGGTTACTGAATTCCATATTCTCTCCAAAGCCATGCTAAACCATCCGTCAAGCCACCACGCCAGCAAAGCGCATCGTGCCCGCCGTCAACCTCGCGATAGAAAACATCGCGCTGCGTTTGTAGCAGTAAGGGGAATAAACGTTGATTAACCTGATGAATGAGAGGTTCTCTGACCCCGGCTTCAAGATAGATGCGCAGCGGTTTGTCACACGCAAACCCCTCTTCGAGTTGCTGTATTAACAATCCGCCTTGTTGATTTGTCTCACGACGCGGCCACCAGTAAGAGCCGGACTGGCTCAGCACACAGCCAAATTGTTCCGGCCAGTGGAGTGCGGCGTAAAGCGATGAAAGCCCGCCAAAACTTTGCCCGGCCACCACCGTCGTTTCTGGATTTTCATTCCAGCGAATAAGCTCGCGTAACTGCGGTAATAACTCTTCCTGAACCGCTTGCCAGAACTGAGCATTACACGGGAGTTCGCTGTTGCGAGTCGCGTTGTCGATAACATCAATCAGCACGTAAACCGCTGGCGGCAGCGCGCCGGCATCCGTTTGAGCCTGTAGCGCAGGCCACACCGGCATACCTTCCGCCCAAAATTGCCCATCGAGCAAAATGGCTAACGGGCGCTGTTCTGGCTGCGCGTCACCGGTTGAGAATATCCAGACATTGCGTTGGTTATCCAAACGCTGACTTTGCCAGGTTATACAAAGTGGAGCGGCATGCGGGGTGTTCGGTTTGTCCCAACCTGCTTGTTTTGGCGCATCAGGAAGATGCAGCGCCGACATCGGATGTCCGCGCCCGCCGAGCCAGCTTTCAGAGTTGAGTGGGTCGGCAATCGCCTGCGGCAGCAGTTTGCGCCAGCCTTCACGCAGCGCTATACGTTCGGCCGCAATACCGTCAAAGGCTTCCGGCGGGAAATCATCTTCACGGGTCGATGGAATGAAACAATAACTGCCGCGCCACGTGCTGCTGAGTTGAGTTTGCCATTGCCAGACATCCGTTCCGGGCACGCGCTCCAGGGTTTGTGGGCGAGAACGTTGGTGATGGTCGGTGACGCCCGTGACATAAATCCAGACCCGTTTAATCGGTGAGGTTTTTTCACAGCCTTGCGGATCTCGCCATAAGAAAGTGACGGCACACTGGCCATCATTTTCGCAGGTAATGTGCGGAATTCCCTGCATCTGCTTTTCCTGCCACCAGCCCTCACTTCCTGTAAGCAAAATTGTCACTTCCACATAACCCTATGAAATTAATGATAACGATCAATAAAGCTGAAATATATTGATAATACTATTGATAATTATTTGCATTTGCAATAGCGTATTTCCGCGCTTTGGGCTACCCGCTTCCTGGTGCAAAAACAATAAATTGCCGAACTTGAACGCACAAATCCCTCATTTCGGGGCCGTTGCCGGACAGATCTCGGTATCAATACGTGAAATCATGCTGCGCCCGCTCCCTCTGGGAATGGAATGACACCGGGCTCAGCGGAAAAGCAGGCCGCCATAATGAATAAAAAAATTAACTATTCCCTCGCAATGCTAATTAATTTGGGGATATACGGTGTCGCTCAACCTGCCTTTGCAGCAGAGCAAGCGACATCCGCAACGGCTCAGGCCGCTGCGACAGACACTGACAACACACAGAATCCCGCAGACGAAGACACCATGGTGGTTACTGCTGCCGAGCAAAACTTGCAGGCACCAGGCGTTTCAACCATCACCGCTGAAGAACTGAAAAAACGCCCCCCGGCACGGGATATTTCCGAAATCGTCCGCACCATGCCGGGTGTGAACCTCACCGGTAACTCCACCAGCGGCCAGCGCGGGAACGGTCGCCAGATCGATATTCGCGGCATGGGCCCGGAAAACACCCTGATTCTCATCGATGGTAAACCGGTCACCAGCCGTAACTCGGTGCGTCTGGGCTGGCGTGGCGAGCGTGATACGCGCGGCGATGCAAGCTGGGTTCCACCGGAAATGGTTGAACGTATTGAAGTTATCCGTGGCCCTGCCGCCGCACGTTACGGCAACGGTGCCGCCGGTGGCGTGGTGAATATCATCACCAAAAAAGGCAGCGGCGAGTGGCACGGTTCCTGGAACACTTACCTCAATGCGCCTGAACACAATGATGAAGGCTCAACCAAACGTACCAACTTTAGCCTGAGCGGCCCGCTGGGCGGAGATTTCAGCTTCCGTTTGTACGGCAATCTGGATAAAACCCAGGCCGATGCCTGGGACATTAACCAGGGTCACCAATCTGAACGTACCGGGATTTACGCTGATACGCTGCCAGCAGGCCGCGAAGGCGTGACCAATAAAGACGTGAATGGCGTGGTGCGCTGGGACTTTGCGCCGATGCAGTCACTGGAACTGGAAGCGGGCTACAGCCGCCAGGGCAACCTGTATTCCGGCGATACGCAAAACACCAACACCAACCAAATCGTTAAAGATAACTACGGCAACGAAACTAACCGTCTTTATCGCCAGAGCTACTCACTGACCTGGAACGGCGGTTGGGATAATGGCCTGACAACCAGCAACTGGGTGCAGTACGAGCACACCCGTAACTCGCGTATGCAGGAAGGGCTGGCGGGCGGTACTGAGGGGATCTTCTCCAGCGATAAATTCAGTGATATCGACCTGAGCGATGTGCTTTTGCACAGCGAAGTGAATATTCCGATTGATCTCGTTTTCAACCAGAACCTGACGCTGGGTACCGAGTGGAACCAGCAAAAAATGAAGGATCTGTCTTCGAACAATCAGACCTTTATGGGTGGCAACATTCCTGGCATGAGCGGGACTAACCGTAGCCCGTACTCCCAGGCAGAAATCTTCTCCCTGTTTGCTGAAGACAACATGGAGTTGACGGACAGCACCATGCTGACGCCGGGCTTGCGTTTTGATCATCACAGCATTGTGGGTAACAACTGGAGCCCGTCTCTGAACCTGTCTCAAGGTTTGGGCGACGACTTCACCCTGAAAATGGGTATCGCCCAGGCGTATAAAGCGCCAAGCCTGTATCAAACCAACCCTAACTACATTCTGTACAGCAAAGGCCAGGGTTGCTACGCCAGCGGTACCGGCGTGGGTTGCTACATGATGGGTAATGAAGATCTTAAAGCTGAAACCAGCATCAACAAAGAGATCGGCCTTGAGTTCAAACGTGACGGCTGGCTTGCCGGCGTGACCTGGTTCCGTAACGACTACCGCGACAAGATTGAAGCGGGTTACGCGCCTATCGGTCAGACTTCAAAAGGCAGCACTAAAACGGATATTTATCAGTGGGAAAATATTCCTAAAGCCGTTGTTGAAGGCCTGGAAGGGACATTGAACGTACCGGTTTCAAACACCGTAAACTGGACCAATAACGTCACTTACATGCTGCAAAGTAAGAACAAAGAAACCGGCGAGCGCCTGTCGGTTATTCCGGAATATACGTTGAACTCCATGCTGAGCTGGCAGATTCGTCAGGATATTTCTGTGCAATCGACCTTTACCTGGTATGGCAAACAGCAACCGAAGAAGTACAACTACAAAGGTCAGCCTGCGACAGGACCTGAAACCAACGAAGTTAGCCCTTATAGCATTGTTGGCCTGAGTGGAACCTGGGATGCGACCAAAAACATCAGTCTGACGACGGGGATTGATAACCTGTTCGACGAACGTCACTGGCGCGCGGGTAATGCCCAAACCACAGGCGGCGATGCCGGTTATATGTATGGTGCAGGTGCCGCAACGTATAACGAGTCTGGTCGTACTTATTATGTGAGTTTGAATACCCACTTCTAAGTGTGCAAAACCGCCCTCATCCCGGCCTTCTCCCTGTGGGAGAAGGTGAAAATTGATCATCCCCTCTCCCCGTGGGAGAGGGTTAGGGTGAGGGCAGCCCTTTCAGGCAGAGTATTATGCAAATCCAGGCTTCAAACTTTATTTTCCCCGGCACCACCCAGCGCATTTTCCGCATCGACTTTGACGCTTCCACACTTGAGCCACACGATTTGCTATGGCTGCCCCATCACCCACGTTTGTCCCACGCGTCGAAAAAGCGCCAGGCCGAACACCTGGCCGGCAGAATTGCCGCCCGTGAAGCGCTGCGTTTTCATGGAGTCACAGATTTTGTTCCTGGAATCGGGTTACACCGCGAACCTTGCTGGCCACCCGGATTTACCGGCAGTATTACGCACAGCGGCAATGTCGCAATGGCAACGGTTGTGGCTGATGATCCCCTTTTGCGTGTAGGAATGGGAATCGACTACGAAGAAATAATTGCGCCAGCGGTGGCGTGGGATATTTACGACGGAATTATTGAAAGCGCTGAGAGAGAACTTCTTGCTGCATCCCCCCTCCCCTTTAATTACGCGTTAACGTTAGTGTTTTCAGCCAAAGAAAGTTTATTTAAAGCTTTGTTTCGCCACGTCGGGCGCTACTTTGATTTTTCAGCGGCATCCATATGTAAAATTGAACAAAAGCACATGATTCTGACGCTCAACCAATCACTCGGACCCTATCAAAAAGACAGTAAATTCAAGGCAGTATGGAAAGGTAACGCTACGCAATTAATAACATTAATACGGTTTGAGTGAGGATAAAGAGAAATGACTTGCGGTTCGGTAATAAGTGAATGTTATATTCGAAAGAACACACACATCTATAACATCACTTATAACAAGGACTCATTAATCTATGGAAAATTCGCTTTCTCTGGAATCGTTCCTCTCTTCTGTACAACAACGCGATCCACACCAACCTGAATTTGCTCAGGCAGTACGCGAAGTCATGACCACGCTGTGGCCTTTCCTCGAACAAAATCCTCAATACCGTCGCTCTGCGCTGCTGGAGCGTTTAGTCGAACCCGAGCGTGTGATTCAGTTCCGCGTGACCTGGGTTGATGACAAAAATCAGGTCCAGGTGAACCGCGCCTGGCGTGTGCAATTCAGCTCCGCGATTGGGCCATTTAAAGGCGGGATGCGCTTCCATCCATCCGTTAACCTTTCCATTCTGAAATTCTTAGGCTTTGAGCAAACCTTCAAAAACGCACTCACCACGCTGCCGATGGGCGGGGGTAAAGGCGGTAGCGATTTTAACCCTAAAGGTAAAAGCGAAGGCGAGATCATGCGTTTTTGCCAGGCGTTGATGCTTGAACTGTACCGCCATTTGGGGCCAGATACTGACGTCCCGGCAGGTGATATTGGCGTTGGCGGGCGTGAAGTGGGCTTTATGGCGGGGATGATGAAAAAACTCTCCAACAACACAGCTTGCGTGTTCACCGGCAAAGGTCTTTCGTTTGGCGGAAGCCTGATTCGCCCGGAAGCCACTGGTTACGGCCTAATCTATTTCACCGATGCGATGCTCAAGCGTCATGGTCTGGGCTTTGAAGGGATGCGCGTCGCCGTTTCTGGTTCCGGCAACGTGGCGCAATATGCCATCGAAAAAGCACTCTCTCTGGGAGCTCGCGTCATTACCGCTTCTGACTCCAACGGCACCGTCGTTGATGAAGCAGGCTTCACCACCGAGAAACTGGCTCGTCTGACTGAAATCAAATCCAGCCGTGACGGGCGCGTTGCCGATTATGCGAAAGAGTTCGGCCTGCAATACCTCGAAGGCCAGCAACCGTGGAACGTGCCGGTAGATATCGCGCTACCGTGTGCCACGCAAAATGAACTGGATACCGACGCGGCACGCACGCTGATTGCCAACGGTGTGAAAGCCGTGGCAGAAGGCGCGAATATGCCGACCACCATTGAAGCCACCAATTTGTTTATTGATGCGGGCGTGTTGTTTGCACCAGGCAAAGCCGCTAACGCGGGTGGCGTGGCAACATCAGGCCTTGAGATGGCGCAGAATGCCGCTCGCCTGAGCTGGAAATCAGAAAAAGTGGATGTCCGTCTGCATCACATCATGCTGGATATTCACGAAGCCTGTGTGAATTACGGCGGTGAAGATAAGCAAACGCATTATGTTCGCGGCGCGAATATTGCGGGCTTTGTAAAAGTGGCTGACGCAATGGCAGGACAAGGTATTTTATAATATTTAACCGTGGCGCCTGGTAGATTACCGGGCGCCATAATTATTATTTCGCAGTTTAATAACATCCATTCTTTAATCTCCCAATCAAAATCAACAATTTAATTACATCAATAAACGGCGCCTCAACGATTAATCGAATTTTATTTATTCCCTCAATGGGCATTCCTGTTTTAAGAATCTTCTCGTTCGGTAGTTTTTTTCTGTCGATATTATTCAGCGCATCTATTTGCATTTGAATATACCTACCAGGAAACACGATGAAAAAACTAACTCTTATTACACTGGCCGTTCTGCTGGCGGGGTGTAGTGCTAACAGCGTGAACTCACAGGCTCAACACGTGCGCGTAACCAACAACGAGCCAGGCAAAGAGTGTAAATTCCTCGGCGATGTAACCGGCAGCCAGGGGAATTTCGTGACCGGCGGCTGGACATCAAACAGTAACCTGGAAACCGGTGCGCGTAACGACCTGAAAAACCAGGCAGCTAATATGGGTGGCAATGTGGTGTCTATTTTGACTCAGCGTGCAGGCCAGACCGGCAGCGCCTATAACGGCTCCGGCAGCAGCGAGCAAACAAACGTAACGCTGACCGGGAATGTGTATCGCTGCCCTGAGTGATGCGTCTGTGCTTAGCGAAGCAGGCAGCCCTCTCCCGTGCGGGGTAACCTTTTCCCCTTATCCTGGGGGAGAAGGTTGGGATGAGGGCGCGTTGTTTTGACCTTCCCCTTCTCCTGGGGGAGAAGGCCGGGATGAGGGCGAGCTGTTTTGACCTTCCCCTTCTCCTGGGGGAGAAGGCCGGGATGAGGGCCGTTTTATTCTACGCGGCTGGCACCACTTTAATATCTTCCATTCCAATCCCCAGCTTGCGCGGTTCATGACCAAGAATATTACCTTCATTCGATAACTGTGGCTGTGGTGGAATAATTTCCACCAGGCTACTGCGCTCAGGATTATCAAAATGCAGCGTAGTGGTACTGAGTTCTTCGCCAAGTGTTAACGTCTGCTGCTGGCTTCCCACTTTTACCGGCACCGGCTGGCCGATATTTGGGCCAAATGCTTTGGCTGTAATGATCAGGTCAAATTTCTCCGGCAACGGCTCGGCATATTCGATTTTCACTTCCGGTGCCAGATTGGCATTTGACCAGCGCCCCCAATTTTCAGGACGGGAAATCCCGGTAAACGCTTT
The nucleotide sequence above comes from Buttiauxella selenatireducens. Encoded proteins:
- the entD gene encoding enterobactin synthase subunit EntD, with protein sequence MQIQASNFIFPGTTQRIFRIDFDASTLEPHDLLWLPHHPRLSHASKKRQAEHLAGRIAAREALRFHGVTDFVPGIGLHREPCWPPGFTGSITHSGNVAMATVVADDPLLRVGMGIDYEEIIAPAVAWDIYDGIIESAERELLAASPLPFNYALTLVFSAKESLFKALFRHVGRYFDFSAASICKIEQKHMILTLNQSLGPYQKDSKFKAVWKGNATQLITLIRFE
- the gdhA gene encoding NADP-specific glutamate dehydrogenase, yielding MENSLSLESFLSSVQQRDPHQPEFAQAVREVMTTLWPFLEQNPQYRRSALLERLVEPERVIQFRVTWVDDKNQVQVNRAWRVQFSSAIGPFKGGMRFHPSVNLSILKFLGFEQTFKNALTTLPMGGGKGGSDFNPKGKSEGEIMRFCQALMLELYRHLGPDTDVPAGDIGVGGREVGFMAGMMKKLSNNTACVFTGKGLSFGGSLIRPEATGYGLIYFTDAMLKRHGLGFEGMRVAVSGSGNVAQYAIEKALSLGARVITASDSNGTVVDEAGFTTEKLARLTEIKSSRDGRVADYAKEFGLQYLEGQQPWNVPVDIALPCATQNELDTDAARTLIANGVKAVAEGANMPTTIEATNLFIDAGVLFAPGKAANAGGVATSGLEMAQNAARLSWKSEKVDVRLHHIMLDIHEACVNYGGEDKQTHYVRGANIAGFVKVADAMAGQGIL
- a CDS encoding MbtH family protein, whose protein sequence is MEFSNPFDAPQGRFFILENTLQQFSLWPEHCALPDGWVVVCEPAPNEECQRWLLANWTQLQPATFAKEGVNGE
- a CDS encoding DUF4156 domain-containing protein, whose protein sequence is MKKLTLITLAVLLAGCSANSVNSQAQHVRVTNNEPGKECKFLGDVTGSQGNFVTGGWTSNSNLETGARNDLKNQAANMGGNVVSILTQRAGQTGSAYNGSGSSEQTNVTLTGNVYRCPE
- a CDS encoding enterobactin synthase subunit F, which encodes MVDQQTDTLPLVAAQPGIWMADQLSPQANAWSVAHYVEIESVELNGELNETLLCQAIIAGMKEADTLCMRFSEVDGEARQWIDPATIFTPPICRDLRDEAEPEAVALAFMRDDLEQDLRINSGKPLYHHQLLRVSETRWFWYQRFHHLVVDGFSFTAITRRIANIYSAYCQSQAPEPSPFTPFSEVVAEYEHYRTTPAFQRDAAFWVSRAKQLPPPATLSTQPLNGTGSTTQLIRQSLSFDNADFHALVENARLHNLTAADMALGLVALWLGRLSGRADYSAGFIFMRRMGSAALCATGPVLNVLPFGVSIEPNFTLPQLAANIAKELKSMRRYQRYDAEQIQRDLGKISSGEPLYGPVLNLKMFDYRLDFNGIDGITHQLASGPVRDLEIAIYISEQGEFSLEMLANSERYDANTLQQHLARMPLLLRQFAVNPSLRCVDAQLLHDCESALLESVNATQVSIPETTLSALIAEQVRRTPDAPALADENHKFSYREMHEQVQALAHQLLERGVKPGDVVAVALPRSVFLSLALQAIVEVGAAWLPLDTGYPDDRLHMMIEDAAPRLLLASDDQLPRFSAINGLQTFCYQNVLPTDDVPDLQHLSSPEHTAYVIFTSGSTGRPKGVMVGQQAIVNRLLWMQNHYPLTHDDVVLQKTPCSFDVSVWEFFWPYIVGARLVMAPPEAHRDPEALQQLFARYRVTTTHFVPSMLSAFVAALTDDAAIASCATLRRVFCSGEALPTELCRQWEQLTHAPLHNLYGPTEAAVDVSWYPAFGDELAQVTGSSVPIGWPVWNTGLRILDSAMRPVPVGIAGDLYLTGIQLAQGYLSRPDLTASRFVADPFAAGERMYRTGDVARWLENGAVEYLGRSDDQLKIRGQRIELGDIDRALQALPDIAQAVTHACVLNQAAVSGGDARQLVGYLVSATEKVLPVDALREQLCAVLPAHMVPVALIQLDEFPLSANGKLDRKALPLPELALRGSGRAPESNLEIVIADAFSQLLGCEIQSVDDDFFALGGHSLLAMRLAAELRRTLARPVTVGQVMVASTVAQLAQTLAQEQSEEEASRAGFDTVLPLRKSYGSTLYCFHPASGFAWQFSVLQRYLDPRWSITGIQSPRPTGPMQQAENLAQVCETHLQTLRELQPHGPYYLMGYSLGGTLAQGIAARLEAAGEEVAFLGLLDTWPPETQNWAEKGANELDPAVLEEINREREAFVAAQKGQASDALFQAIEGNYGDAVRLLSTAQSVPFSGKATLFVAERTLPQGMDPHKTWAPWIGELDVFHLDCAHVDIISPKAFEEIGPVLLRVLA
- the fes gene encoding enterochelin esterase, coding for MQGIPHITCENDGQCAVTFLWRDPQGCEKTSPIKRVWIYVTGVTDHHQRSRPQTLERVPGTDVWQWQTQLSSTWRGSYCFIPSTREDDFPPEAFDGIAAERIALREGWRKLLPQAIADPLNSESWLGGRGHPMSALHLPDAPKQAGWDKPNTPHAAPLCITWQSQRLDNQRNVWIFSTGDAQPEQRPLAILLDGQFWAEGMPVWPALQAQTDAGALPPAVYVLIDVIDNATRNSELPCNAQFWQAVQEELLPQLRELIRWNENPETTVVAGQSFGGLSSLYAALHWPEQFGCVLSQSGSYWWPRRETNQQGGLLIQQLEEGFACDKPLRIYLEAGVREPLIHQVNQRLFPLLLQTQRDVFYREVDGGHDALCWRGGLTDGLAWLWREYGIQ
- a CDS encoding TonB-dependent siderophore receptor, which codes for MNKKINYSLAMLINLGIYGVAQPAFAAEQATSATAQAAATDTDNTQNPADEDTMVVTAAEQNLQAPGVSTITAEELKKRPPARDISEIVRTMPGVNLTGNSTSGQRGNGRQIDIRGMGPENTLILIDGKPVTSRNSVRLGWRGERDTRGDASWVPPEMVERIEVIRGPAAARYGNGAAGGVVNIITKKGSGEWHGSWNTYLNAPEHNDEGSTKRTNFSLSGPLGGDFSFRLYGNLDKTQADAWDINQGHQSERTGIYADTLPAGREGVTNKDVNGVVRWDFAPMQSLELEAGYSRQGNLYSGDTQNTNTNQIVKDNYGNETNRLYRQSYSLTWNGGWDNGLTTSNWVQYEHTRNSRMQEGLAGGTEGIFSSDKFSDIDLSDVLLHSEVNIPIDLVFNQNLTLGTEWNQQKMKDLSSNNQTFMGGNIPGMSGTNRSPYSQAEIFSLFAEDNMELTDSTMLTPGLRFDHHSIVGNNWSPSLNLSQGLGDDFTLKMGIAQAYKAPSLYQTNPNYILYSKGQGCYASGTGVGCYMMGNEDLKAETSINKEIGLEFKRDGWLAGVTWFRNDYRDKIEAGYAPIGQTSKGSTKTDIYQWENIPKAVVEGLEGTLNVPVSNTVNWTNNVTYMLQSKNKETGERLSVIPEYTLNSMLSWQIRQDISVQSTFTWYGKQQPKKYNYKGQPATGPETNEVSPYSIVGLSGTWDATKNISLTTGIDNLFDERHWRAGNAQTTGGDAGYMYGAGAATYNESGRTYYVSLNTHF